The following nucleotide sequence is from Sparus aurata chromosome 22, fSpaAur1.1, whole genome shotgun sequence.
CTTCAGGTGCCAGATCTATGATTAATCCTCGTCCTCTCCCTTTAAGAGCTACAAAGAAATTAACATTTGTTATTATTCAGTCCTCTGCACTCACCACCTTGAAGTCAACGGGTCAGGATCTAGTGGTTACAGACCCGGGACTCTGACCCGCAGCTCTTCTGAAGTCTGGACTTGATCGCCCACAGTCGCATGGCACCTAAACCTCCTGTCTTGAGGACTTTGAAAGGTGACAAACAGAGTTATATCACAAGAATCCTGCTTTTTAATCTGATGTTGCGAGTCCTCTAGTATCTCAGCGCCGCTTTCATCCACCCACGCCAGGCTGACCGGTTGCGGCTGTGTATGGCAGTGTCCCAGGAGAAAACACCGCAGTGACACCGTTTTGCCCGGCATGAGGTTCATCTCTGGGGTGGCTGAGGgggctgaaataaaaaaataatgtatgtttttaaaaatgtttttatgtctcttttttctGCCTTAGCCTTATCAGGTGAAATGGATTCTAGAACCACCCACACAGCAATAGAGCTTTAATCTTCACAGCACCCACCTATGTAGGGAGAGAAGTCGTCAGGCCTTCGTTGGCAGCGATGGCCTCCGACGTCCTCCTCTGTGAGATCCTCGATTTGCATGGAGCATTCAGagccctcctcctctgattcaGCTCTCTGGATCTCTCCAACAATGACGATGGCGATGTATGCGCTTGTTTCCCCGGCGCTGAGGTGCCGTAGGTGAAAGCAGACTAAACCTTCCTCACATGGAAACGTGATCCTATAGCTCTGTCCAACAAATAACAGACCACCATCCCCGTCTGCgcctgagaaaaagaaagataaaaaggGAGTGTTCAAGAtaagattagaaaaaaaaaaaaaaaaaaaaacctaagaTCACAGGATGAGATTGTGTTGACGCTTCACTTGCCTGTTCTGATAaaagaaagcagcagcagcctcgtGAGGTTGTCAGTGAGTCCGGCCATCCTGCGCAGCAATCTGTGAGTTATGAGAAGCACACTGGAGGTTCAGTGTTGTTAAGCTCAGCGTTGGTCGACTGAAATGTCACTTCCTGCATTTGCCAACATCCTCGACCAACCTGATGTGGAAAACCTTAAGAGATGCTGCTTTGACCGTGGAGCTGAGGTTTCCTTCCTTACTTCTGTTACTGTCACTGAAAatgaagacgaagaagaagaaacagaagaagaggatttaagagggaggaggaggaggaggaggaggagaagaagaagaagaagtcttaatttctttctttctttctttctttctttctttctcacctCCTTTATTCCTCGATGAACTGGATGACCCTTTTAAGACGTCGCTGCATTTACCACCACCCGTCACCAGATGGCGCTTTGCTCCAGTGATTTTAAAAACCACAGTCACTGTTCTGGTTGTTCATGTGACAGTATGAATCTTTATGAGCCCATCATTGGAgctttttacatttataatttaCAAATGTGAGTGGAGAGTTGTGTAACTGTGCCTGTGTGCCCTTTTATATTCAAAGATGTGTCCAACAATCTCTGAATGCACACTGAGATTTGTGAACGTTTCCAAAATCGCTTAGTTAACACTAGGTACGAGGAAAACGTGTCGTTGTACATTTGTAAAAAGATGCTTGCGAGGGGGGTCATGGGAAATGGTTGTGCTACATGCGATGTACAGATCTAGATATTTTTATTCCACTAAATGGTGCACTGGTCCCGTGTTTGTGATGTACTGTTCAGTCTTTTgactaaaaatatatatttgcgaacatttcaaattgaaaataacttaaatttcaACACAAAGATCTAAATAAATATCTAACTTGATGAGACACAGTTAATTACAAACAATGGCTTTCTATGTTTTCTGTTAATACATATTATAACCTCACACAGTGATCACGTGCCCAGTTGTATAATCTGATGTGATAGAGGCACTGCAGGGAGTTCAAAGATAATAATGAAAAGCTAAAAAATACAATCTTACAGCTAGAGCTCGTCCCTGCCTTCATACccttcattgtttttttgtttagctTCTTCCTCacctcttcctttccttctttcctGTCATGTTCCCTTTCTTTCCACCGACTTTACTGTCTTTGTTCAGGGCTTTTTGTGGCGCAAGGTAGCAGAATGAATGTGTGATGGTTTCATTGATTTGGGAATTTCCCCAATAGGAAAGGTAGAATGGATTTTATCATAAAGCTGAGTGAAGAGGTCGATGCATTGTCAACACAGCAAAAGTGGAAGGGacaaaatctgtcattttaaaaagtataatAGCTGCGACACCCTGAAATCTTAACCAACAAGGACAATTTTTATCATAGAatgtaaaatgttgtcttcattAGCACAGCAGTAGAGAGCGTTAGAGAATCAAGACAAACAAGCAGCTGCTgaattcatttttattcatttgtacaGATCCTCAGTGACAAAACTAGACAAACAGGTTAAAGTTTGACTATGTTACAAAAATATCTCAGTTTTTCAGGTAAAATCTCTCCAGTGTAACAACGCAAACTGGTCAAATAGAGACTTTGAAAACTGCTCAAACTCAGACATTCAGGGAACCACACGACTACTTCAGACTGAaaaatatatgttatatatgtatgtttatatatatatatatatatatatacatttacagtaCCACTTCAGAATGATCTCACATTAATAAAGTTACATCCTGTACATATTGCATCCTTCACATCAGCAGGACTAAATATTAGCTGTCAAATGGCGATCGCCGAGTTTCCGACCTTTTTAGCGAGAGGTAACAGTTCAAGAGGTGGAATTACTGATTAAACACAAGCAGCTT
It contains:
- the LOC115573855 gene encoding uncharacterized protein LOC115573855, which codes for MTGKKERKSDSNRSKEGNLSSTVKAASLKVFHIRLLRRMAGLTDNLTRLLLLSFIRTGADGDGGLLFVGQSYRITFPCEEGLVCFHLRHLSAGETSAYIAIVIVGEIQRAESEEEGSECSMQIEDLTEEDVGGHRCQRRPDDFSPYIAPSATPEMNLMPGKTVSLRCFLLGHCHTQPQPVSLAWVDESGAEILEDSQHQIKKQDSCDITLFVTFQSPQDRRFRCHATVGDQVQTSEELRVRVPALKGRGRGLIIDLAPEDQGDSQDLTGAAVGVVGCVVVTALVAVFVVNKRRTRNQLPDESNNTTSTINVTSADDVIYADVILPVASGCVWTRESESTDYACVRYR